Proteins encoded in a region of the Misgurnus anguillicaudatus chromosome 9, ASM2758022v2, whole genome shotgun sequence genome:
- the LOC129424326 gene encoding protein ABHD15: MWDLFLCLIPSLMLVVLTVLLQNNWILYHAEGAVKLLGCCMWIITCRLLKLHYPAISASGKEPQLICKPTALANHLKKHCSALAQPPLARWPQSDPHFQIITNFMWPNTESVELQRGIRFTREHLLLQDGGIVALDWAVGLMNQQDQRKKEFHPGGKVLGLHTSNRAIIILIPNALGRVTPHLLKLCYEALQQGFYPVVFNRRGHGDCPLTTPRYQEFGDPSDLMQAVVYLRSHHPSSTLFAVSEGSGSGLLLSYLGERGSSSYLMAAACISPVFHGQLWFECKLPWLYHWMALIYRKFQINRYATALSSVMDVAKILCCKSLRDMEEFMFCSVKQQDDKMSESMNHIRKDNSRLSMKPDWLGYWERNEPLRDADEVAVPILCLCSKDDPLLPPLSTLSETLFHNSPYFLLVQTEQGGHCGFMHEDEHETTTSWSHSLVLEYFRVVADFFALEEKKKVFKDDAQCCGHGLRHSASFVLPKRRSTLLRKERPVLSSRRRQTSTPSDTFTLEEREDFTWNRSYTR; encoded by the exons ATGTGGGACTTATTTCTTTGCCTGATACCTTCTCTGATGTTGGTCGTATTGACTGTTCTTCTACAAAATAACTGGATTCTTTATCATGCCGAAGGTGCTGTTAAACTGTTGGGTTGCTGTATGTGGATTATAACCTGTAGACTTCTAAAACTCCATTATCCTGCAATATCCGCATCAGGCAAGGAGCCACAACTGATTTGCAAACCCACGGCACTTGCCAACCACCTGAAGAAGCACTGTTCTGCTTTAGCCCAGCCTCCACTGGCAAGATGGCCTCAGTCTGACCCTCACTTTCAGATAATCACCAATTTCATGTGGCCCAACACTGAAAGTGTTGAACTGCAAAGAGGAATCCGTTTTACAAGGGAACACCTTCTTCTCCAGGATGGCGGTATTGTGGCCCTGGACTGGGCTGTTGGTCTTATGAACCAACAAGATCAGCGCAAGAAAGAGTTTCATCCTGGAGGAAAAGTTCTAGGCCTCCACACTAGCAATCGAGCTATTATTATATTGATTCCCAACGCTCTAGGCCGAGTGACGCCACATTTGCTCAAGTTGTGCTACGAGGCTTTGCAACAGGGTTTCTACCCAGTTGTGTTCAATCGTCGTGGTCATGGTGATTGCCCTCTTACTACTCCTCGTTACCAGGAGTTTGGAGATCCCTCAGACCTAATGCAGGCTGTAGTATATTTGCGGAGTCACCACCCATCTTCAACTCTTTTTGCAGTAAGTGAGGGCTCAGGATCAGGCTTGCTGCTGTCATATCTGGGGGAACGTGGTTCATCATCCTACCTGATGGCTGCGGCTTGCATCTCTCCGGTGTTTCATGGGCAACTATGGTTCGAGTGCAAACTTCCTTGGCTGTATCACTGGATGGCCCTTATCTACCGCAAGTTTCAAATAAACAG GTATGCCACTGCATTGAGCTCTGTGATGGATGTTGCTAAAATTTTATGCTGCAAGTCCCTGCGAGATATGGAGGAATTCATGTTCTGTAGTGTTAAGCAGCAAGATGACAAAATGTCAGAATCCATGAACCACATCAGAAAGGACAATTCAAGGTTATCAATGAAGCCTGACTGGTTAGGTTACTGGGAGAGGAATGAACCATTGCGAGATGCAGATGAAGTGGCAGTCCCGATACTCTGTCTGTGCAGCAAAGATGATCCCCTTCTGCCACCTCTTTCCACTTTATCCGAGACACTTTTTCACAATAGCCCTTACTTCCTGCTGGTCCAGACGGAGCAGGGAGGCCACTGCGGCTTTATGCATGAGGATGAACATGAAACTACTACTTCTTGGAGCCATTCTTTAGTGCTAGAATATTTTCGTGTTGTGGCCGATTTCTTTGCGTTGGAGGAGAAGAAGAAAGTGTTCAAGGATGATGCGCAGTGCTGCGGCCATGGCCTCAGGCATAGCGCCAGTTTTGTGCTGCCTAAAAGAAGGTCAACCTTGCTACGCAAGGAAAGGCCAGTTTTAAGTTCACGTAGACGTCAGACCTCAACTCCATCTGATACATTTACACTGGAAGAGCGAGAGGATTTTACTTGGAATAGGTCCTACACTCGCTGA